In Candidatus Cohnella colombiensis, one DNA window encodes the following:
- a CDS encoding anthranilate synthase component I family protein: MKLITFEQWKQWSGKYSLLPYITRLELGGGTVTPLFWDRCWLEASSYSCLLESGKDGRYSIVGIKPVSVIEGKGERAKVWEPECGVTEAQTERWLPVSEHSGAPLPLVRQWLQDWTSPSLKLGGLPDCIGGVLGLWSYDIVRSIERLPTSAKDDLDIPDYTFQRYEELWIADHQERCVYCTVHVPLQEPLTEQQLHQLYEEAGQRAERMEQQWRNWLAISEISATQKKHATMLAMMDKDDLQIDIESLPNLSTSMSKSEYERAVRRIQEYIGQGDIFQANLSLRQSRPIETSPEVLYEWLRLVNPSPYMGLLRTPSFALVSASPELLVKLDGNKLSTRPIAGTRRRGRSPEEDRKLEDELLTSEKERAEHVMLVDLERNDLGRVAKYGTVKVPELMTVERYSHVMHLVSQVEAELAPHKDTLDVLAAVFPGGTITGAPKVRTMEIIEELEPTRRGPYTGSFGWIDYNGNMEFNIIIRTIVLKDGVCHIQAGAGIVIDSVPEREFYESLNKAKALWKAVQYREKQGELL; encoded by the coding sequence GTGAAATTGATTACATTTGAACAGTGGAAGCAGTGGAGCGGGAAGTACTCCCTGCTTCCTTACATAACAAGATTAGAGCTAGGTGGAGGAACAGTCACGCCACTGTTCTGGGATCGGTGCTGGCTGGAGGCGTCTTCTTATTCTTGTCTGTTAGAGAGTGGCAAGGATGGCCGATACTCGATTGTGGGCATTAAGCCAGTGTCTGTCATTGAGGGGAAAGGTGAACGAGCGAAAGTATGGGAGCCAGAGTGTGGAGTAACGGAAGCACAGACTGAACGGTGGCTTCCGGTCAGCGAACACTCTGGTGCACCACTTCCGCTAGTGAGGCAATGGTTGCAAGACTGGACAAGCCCAAGCCTGAAGCTTGGAGGCTTGCCCGACTGCATCGGTGGCGTACTGGGGCTATGGAGCTATGATATTGTACGAAGCATCGAGCGATTGCCTACGTCCGCGAAGGATGATCTCGACATTCCCGACTACACCTTCCAAAGGTATGAAGAGCTGTGGATCGCAGATCATCAGGAGCGATGTGTATATTGTACGGTTCATGTTCCATTGCAGGAGCCGTTAACCGAGCAACAACTACATCAGCTCTACGAAGAAGCAGGGCAGCGTGCCGAGCGGATGGAGCAGCAATGGCGCAACTGGCTAGCGATCTCCGAAATCTCTGCCACACAGAAGAAGCATGCCACTATGCTTGCTATGATGGACAAGGACGACCTCCAAATTGACATTGAGAGCTTGCCTAACCTATCCACCTCGATGAGCAAATCGGAGTACGAACGTGCGGTTCGCAGAATCCAAGAGTACATCGGCCAAGGTGACATTTTCCAAGCGAATCTATCTCTGCGCCAAAGCCGTCCAATCGAGACGAGTCCTGAAGTGCTTTATGAGTGGTTACGTCTAGTGAACCCCTCCCCCTATATGGGATTGCTACGAACACCGTCCTTCGCGCTCGTCAGCGCTTCTCCTGAATTGCTGGTGAAGCTTGATGGCAACAAGCTGTCCACTCGGCCGATTGCGGGCACGCGCAGACGGGGGAGATCACCCGAGGAAGATCGTAAACTAGAGGATGAGCTGCTCACAAGTGAGAAGGAACGTGCAGAGCACGTCATGCTCGTCGATCTGGAGCGCAACGATCTTGGACGAGTCGCCAAGTATGGCACGGTGAAGGTACCCGAGCTGATGACGGTAGAGCGCTATTCGCATGTGATGCATCTCGTCTCTCAAGTGGAAGCGGAGCTTGCCCCTCATAAGGATACACTAGACGTGCTCGCTGCAGTGTTCCCTGGTGGAACGATAACCGGGGCACCCAAAGTGCGTACGATGGAAATTATCGAAGAGCTGGAACCGACGCGACGCGGTCCGTATACAGGTTCTTTCGGATGGATTGACTATAACGGCAATATGGAATTTAATATAATTATTCGAACAATTGTTTTAAAGGACGGAGTCTGTCACATTCAAGCAGGTGCGGGGATCGTTATTGATTCAGTACCGGAGCGGGAATTCTACGAGTCACTTAATAAAGCGAAGGCGCTATGGAAGGCCGTGCAATACCGCGAGAAGCAGGGGGAACTATTATGA
- the pabA gene encoding aminodeoxychorismate/anthranilate synthase component II, producing the protein MILVIDNYDSFTYNLVQYLGELGEEVVVHRNDEIDLDGITKLSPDHILISPGPCTPNEAGISLALIERFKGEIPILGVCLGHQSIGQAFGGDVIRAGELMHGKTSEITHDGGTIFTDLPSPFTATRYHSLIVKRETLPDCLEISAQTSDGLIMGLRHKEFVVEGVQFHPESIMTDHGLKILRNFLNFKSGVRQ; encoded by the coding sequence ATGATACTCGTCATAGACAATTACGATTCATTCACGTACAACTTGGTACAATATTTGGGGGAGCTTGGCGAAGAGGTTGTCGTTCATCGCAACGATGAGATTGATTTGGATGGCATCACGAAGCTGTCTCCGGATCATATTCTGATCTCTCCAGGACCTTGTACGCCGAATGAAGCAGGCATTAGCCTTGCCTTAATAGAGCGCTTTAAGGGTGAAATTCCAATTCTAGGCGTATGCCTTGGGCATCAATCGATCGGCCAAGCCTTCGGTGGCGATGTGATTCGTGCAGGTGAGCTGATGCACGGCAAAACTTCAGAGATAACCCACGATGGGGGTACAATTTTCACGGATTTGCCATCGCCGTTCACAGCAACCAGATATCACTCCTTGATTGTGAAGCGCGAGACGCTTCCCGATTGCCTAGAGATCAGCGCACAGACGAGCGATGGACTCATTATGGGCTTGCGACACAAGGAATTCGTCGTTGAAGGGGTTCAGTTCCATCCAGAATCGATTATGACAGACCATGGTCTGAAAATATTGCGTAATTTCCTCAACTTTAAGTCGGGCGTGAGACAATGA
- the pabC gene encoding aminodeoxychorismate lyase, with amino-acid sequence MKFWWNGQLTDRHVAVISAFDHGFLYGMGLFETFRTYNGQPWLLEQHATRMQAGCEQLGIRYTPDLIEIKQAIAYLLEANNLSEAYIRWSVSAGEGAIGLPTTDYDQPNVLIHIKELVTDHPDTRQGKTVRKLKLLRSTPETGLRLKSFHYMNNIVAKRELIAAGSAPGTEGLFLHANGHIVEGMVSNIFWISQGTLYTPSVETGLLPGITREAVIALVKANGRSVQEGFFKWEELVQADEVFLTSSIQEIVPVTMLEDEQGRSVSTKLTIGPNTTELMRQYRSQAEGRK; translated from the coding sequence ATGAAATTTTGGTGGAATGGTCAATTAACCGATCGTCATGTAGCCGTGATCTCAGCATTTGATCACGGTTTTTTGTACGGAATGGGATTGTTTGAGACGTTTCGCACTTATAACGGTCAACCTTGGCTGCTCGAACAGCATGCCACTCGGATGCAAGCGGGCTGTGAGCAGCTAGGTATCCGCTATACCCCTGATCTCATTGAGATTAAGCAGGCGATTGCATATTTGCTTGAAGCGAATAATCTAAGTGAGGCGTATATACGCTGGTCGGTATCTGCGGGTGAGGGTGCGATTGGATTGCCAACCACAGATTACGATCAGCCAAATGTGTTGATTCACATCAAGGAGCTGGTGACTGATCATCCAGATACGCGCCAAGGGAAAACGGTTCGCAAGCTCAAGCTCCTACGGAGCACGCCTGAAACAGGACTACGGCTAAAATCATTCCATTATATGAACAATATCGTTGCGAAGCGCGAACTGATCGCAGCAGGGTCAGCTCCAGGGACGGAGGGGCTATTTCTTCATGCGAATGGTCATATTGTGGAAGGGATGGTTAGCAACATCTTTTGGATTTCACAGGGGACGCTCTACACACCCTCAGTCGAAACGGGATTATTGCCCGGCATTACACGCGAAGCAGTTATCGCACTTGTGAAAGCCAATGGTCGTTCAGTGCAGGAAGGGTTCTTTAAGTGGGAAGAGCTCGTGCAAGCAGATGAAGTATTTCTTACGAGCTCAATTCAAGAGATTGTTCCTGTAACGATGCTCGAGGACGAACAGGGGCGATCCGTGAGCACTAAGCTAACGATCGGTCCGAATACCACGGAATTGATGCGTCAATACCGAAGTCAGGCAGAAGGAAGGAAATAG
- the folP gene encoding dihydropteroate synthase, giving the protein MNPTFYTRKYKFKDGLTLELGQRTLIMGILNATPDSFSDGGKYIEVEAAVARAKQMAAEGADLIDIGGESTRPGHAAVSTEEELQRIIPIIRAVSTEVKLPISVDTYKAEVARQALEAGAHIVNDVWGLRRDAGMAAVVAEFGCPVIIMHNREARDYTDYVPDVLQDLNDCVRIAHRAGVSDDQIWLDPGIGFAKNDAENVELMGRLDELVALGFPVLLATSRKTFIRNTLGVTADDAVEGTGATVALGIAQGCQIVRVHDIKQMKRVATLTDAIVYKQAGRN; this is encoded by the coding sequence ATGAACCCGACATTTTACACACGCAAGTATAAGTTCAAAGATGGATTAACGCTTGAGCTCGGTCAGCGCACGTTAATTATGGGCATTCTGAATGCAACACCGGACTCGTTCTCCGACGGTGGAAAGTATATTGAGGTTGAAGCGGCTGTAGCACGGGCAAAGCAAATGGCGGCAGAGGGCGCAGATCTTATCGATATCGGTGGCGAATCGACGCGACCTGGACATGCTGCGGTTTCCACTGAAGAAGAATTGCAGCGAATTATTCCGATCATTCGTGCGGTAAGCACAGAAGTTAAGCTTCCGATTAGCGTCGATACGTATAAAGCGGAGGTTGCTCGTCAAGCATTAGAGGCGGGTGCGCATATTGTTAACGATGTATGGGGCTTACGAAGAGATGCGGGAATGGCAGCAGTTGTGGCGGAATTCGGCTGTCCCGTCATTATTATGCATAACCGCGAGGCGCGTGACTATACAGATTATGTTCCGGATGTCCTACAGGATTTGAACGATTGTGTGCGGATTGCGCATCGTGCCGGAGTAAGCGACGATCAAATTTGGCTTGATCCAGGAATAGGCTTTGCCAAGAATGATGCGGAAAATGTTGAATTAATGGGACGACTGGACGAGCTCGTAGCGTTAGGATTTCCGGTGCTGCTTGCCACCTCTCGCAAAACCTTTATTCGGAACACGTTAGGCGTTACGGCCGATGATGCAGTCGAAGGCACAGGAGCAACGGTTGCACTTGGCATCGCGCAGGGCTGTCAGATCGTGAGAGTTCATGACATTAAGCAGATGAAGCGGGTGGCGACGTTAACCGATGCCATCGTCTATAAACAAGCAGGGAGGAATTAA
- the folB gene encoding dihydroneopterin aldolase, whose translation MDRMLLKKMVFFGYHGVIPEENRLGQKYAVDLDMRLNLRPAGHSDDVNDTVNYADVHTLVKQIVEGPAVKLIETLAEKIASSVLGTYTSIIEVTVSVTKPNPPFDITFDGVTVELRRRRGPDGAVVAVED comes from the coding sequence ATGGATCGAATGTTGCTTAAAAAGATGGTATTTTTCGGATATCACGGGGTTATTCCTGAGGAAAATCGCCTAGGTCAAAAGTACGCTGTAGATTTGGATATGCGTCTCAATTTAAGACCAGCCGGGCATTCTGACGATGTGAATGATACAGTCAACTATGCGGACGTGCATACACTCGTAAAACAAATTGTTGAGGGACCTGCTGTAAAATTGATAGAGACGTTAGCTGAAAAGATTGCGTCATCTGTACTAGGTACGTATACTAGTATCATTGAAGTGACGGTGTCGGTAACGAAGCCGAATCCGCCCTTCGACATTACGTTCGATGGTGTAACCGTTGAGCTTCGCAGACGTCGAGGCCCGGATGGAGCTGTCGTCGCGGTAGAGGATTGA
- the folK gene encoding 2-amino-4-hydroxy-6-hydroxymethyldihydropteridine diphosphokinase produces MQQAYVALGANLGDREASLRGAIRHIAAEAAIELTAISPVYETAPVGYTEQPSFLNMVAALRTELSPLELLRRLLAIEQEMGRVRDIRWGPRNIDLDLLVVGETVLETSELTLPHPRMGERAFVLVPLRDVWEDASSFPWERQLSKMNLIDEGIEQWAVWHMSDLLA; encoded by the coding sequence GTGCAACAAGCTTATGTGGCGCTGGGCGCCAATCTTGGTGATCGTGAAGCATCGCTTCGCGGTGCGATCCGCCATATTGCAGCAGAAGCTGCAATTGAACTAACTGCGATTTCACCCGTGTATGAGACTGCGCCGGTAGGTTATACAGAGCAGCCTTCTTTTCTAAATATGGTTGCAGCGCTTCGGACGGAGCTTTCACCGCTTGAGCTGCTTCGACGTTTACTTGCAATTGAGCAGGAGATGGGAAGAGTACGCGACATTCGGTGGGGCCCGCGCAATATCGATTTGGATTTACTCGTTGTTGGAGAGACAGTGCTGGAAACGTCGGAGTTAACGCTACCGCACCCGCGTATGGGAGAGCGGGCATTCGTGCTTGTACCTCTGCGTGATGTGTGGGAGGATGCGTCTAGCTTTCCATGGGAACGGCAGCTGTCGAAGATGAATCTTATAGATGAAGGCATTGAACAATGGGCGGTTTGGCACATGTCGGACTTGCTTGCTTAA
- the dusB gene encoding tRNA dihydrouridine synthase DusB: MLKIGNVQMNNNVVLAPMAGVCNPAFRLIAKEFGCGLVCAEMVSDKAILHGNKRTLEMLFVDEREKPLSLQIFGGDKESLVEAVKFVDQNTNADIIDINMGCPVPKVTKCDAGARWLLDPQKIYDMVSYAVEAAKLKPVTVKMRIGWDDQHIYAVENAQAVERAGGAAVSVHGRTREQLYTGVANWDILRDVKQAVNIPVIGNGDVFSPEDAKRLLEHTNCDGVMIGRGALGNPWMLYRTVHFLTRGELLPDPKVSEKIRIAMLHLDRLSDLKGESVAVREMRKHLAWYLKGMPDSAKVKDSIMDLTSRSAVEKILMEYVEFVEEFNANAAV; this comes from the coding sequence ATGTTGAAGATTGGCAATGTACAGATGAACAATAATGTGGTGCTCGCCCCGATGGCGGGTGTATGCAACCCTGCTTTTCGTCTTATTGCAAAGGAGTTCGGATGCGGACTTGTTTGTGCGGAGATGGTGAGCGACAAGGCAATTCTGCATGGCAATAAGCGGACGCTGGAGATGCTGTTCGTTGACGAACGGGAAAAGCCGCTGAGCTTGCAAATATTCGGTGGAGACAAGGAGTCCCTTGTCGAAGCTGTGAAATTCGTCGATCAGAACACGAATGCGGACATCATTGATATTAATATGGGTTGTCCAGTGCCAAAGGTAACGAAGTGCGATGCAGGTGCAAGATGGCTGCTCGATCCGCAAAAAATATATGATATGGTATCGTATGCTGTCGAAGCTGCGAAGCTTAAGCCGGTAACGGTGAAGATGCGGATTGGCTGGGATGATCAACACATCTATGCAGTTGAAAATGCGCAGGCGGTTGAACGTGCAGGCGGTGCCGCGGTTAGTGTGCATGGTCGGACGAGAGAGCAACTCTATACGGGAGTAGCGAATTGGGACATTCTACGCGATGTGAAACAAGCGGTGAACATTCCTGTCATCGGTAACGGTGATGTATTCTCTCCTGAAGATGCGAAGCGACTGCTTGAGCATACAAATTGTGATGGCGTCATGATTGGTCGTGGTGCGCTCGGTAACCCTTGGATGCTGTATCGTACCGTTCATTTTCTCACTCGTGGAGAACTGCTCCCTGATCCTAAGGTAAGCGAGAAGATTCGGATTGCAATGCTGCACCTCGATCGTTTATCAGACTTGAAGGGTGAAAGTGTTGCAGTAAGGGAAATGCGCAAGCACCTGGCGTGGTACTTGAAAGGGATGCCGGATTCTGCGAAGGTGAAAGATTCGATTATGGATCTGACGAGTCGCTCGGCAGTAGAGAAGATTCTTATGGAATATGTTGAATTTGTTGAAGAGTTCAATGCAAATGCTGCTGTGTAA
- the greA gene encoding transcription elongation factor GreA, with product MSDKEVLLTLDGLKRLEEELENLKSVKRREVAERIKIAIGYGDISENSEYEDAKNEQAFIEGRIITLEKMLRNARIINSEEIDLETVGIGSTVVVEDLEFGDMVDYTIVGTAESDPLNNKISNESPVGRAIIGKKKGTTVEVNVPAGIIQYKIVDIKR from the coding sequence ATGAGCGATAAGGAAGTTCTTCTAACCCTTGATGGGCTGAAGAGGCTGGAAGAGGAGCTTGAGAACCTCAAGTCGGTCAAGCGCCGCGAAGTGGCGGAGCGTATCAAGATAGCGATTGGTTACGGAGATATCAGCGAAAACTCGGAGTACGAGGACGCGAAAAACGAGCAAGCATTCATTGAAGGTCGAATTATTACGCTAGAGAAGATGCTGCGCAATGCCCGCATCATTAATAGTGAAGAAATCGATTTGGAGACAGTAGGGATCGGATCGACGGTTGTTGTAGAAGATTTGGAATTTGGCGATATGGTCGATTACACGATTGTCGGCACAGCGGAATCTGATCCACTCAACAATAAGATTTCTAATGAGAGCCCTGTGGGCAGAGCGATTATTGGCAAAAAGAAGGGTACGACCGTTGAAGTCAACGTTCCTGCGGGCATCATTCAATACAAAATTGTCGACATCAAAAGATAA